A stretch of DNA from Mesorhizobium onobrychidis:
CCCTTGAGACCGGACTCAGGCCCCAAGGGCTGTCGTTGCACGAGCGAGCGGAGCGCCAATGACCATACTCTACGGAATGATCGACAGCGGCAATTGCTACAAGCCGCGCCTGTTGATGGCCAAGCTGGGCATGGCTTTCACCAATGTCGAGGTCAGTTCGCACACCGGCGACACGCGCAAGCCGGACTATATCGCCAAGAACCCGAACGCCATGGTGCCGTTGCTCGAGCTCGACGACGGCCGGCGGCTTGCCGAATCCAATGCCATCCTGCTCTATCTCGCCGAAGGCACGCGGTTCCTGCCGGCCGACAGATACGAGCGGGCACTGGCCTATCAATGGCTGTTCTTCGAGCAGTACAGCCACGAACCTTATATCGCGGTGCGCAAGGCGCTGCTCACCTTTCCCGAACGGGCCAAGGACGCGACGCCGGAGCGGCTGGCGGTGACGCTGGAGCGCGGCAACAAGGCGCTCGGCGTGATGAACAAGCATCTGGCGGGCAGTGCGTTCTTTGCCGGTGATGCATTGAGCGTCGCCGACATCGCGCTCTATGCCTATACGCATACGGCCGAGATGGGCGGTTTTCAGCTCGATGCCTATCCGGCGGTGGCGGCCTGGCTGAAACGGGTCGAGGTCGATCCGGGGCACGTGCCGATGGAATGGCTGGGGTAGTTCTGTCCTCGCGCTCGTCGCCGCTTCGCGGCTAGCTCCGGACGGGGCGCGCCACGAGGCGCGACGCCCGGTCGGGCTTGCGGCCTTCGGGCCGGTGGCATGGATGGCCGCTCGGCTATTTCAGGAGGCGGTCATATTCGGCATGCGCGCCGATCCAAAACCAGACTACGTCATCGTGGTCGCGGCGGCGCGGTAGCTGAGATCAACCCGCGCCGACCAATAGCGTCCGACTTGTTTGAAATGTAGCGACGGGTGAAACGGATCAGAACGCGGCTTGGCGAAACGTTTGTCCGCCTTTGCTCTGATCGACGAGGGCAGTTTTGCATAGGCCTCCCAGAATAAGGGGGTGGCGACATGATTCACAGAGACCGGGTCCGGCCGGCGCGATGGTCAGCCAAGGCCTGCTCGGCAGGTTTATCCAGCCTGCCAGCCTTGGCGTCGGCTTCGATCTGCCGATCCCACATGCCCGCTTGCAGCGCCTCGAACCAGGCGGCAAACGCCTTCAGCTCCTCAGGGCTTAGTTCGGCAACGGATTTTTCGATCTGTTCGAGCTTGCTCATGGGCTAAAAATACCATGATTGGTACAATAAGGCCAAGATAGCTGTTTCATTCGGAAATCCGGACAGCAAAAAGGCGGGACAAAATCCCGCCTTCCCATGCTTGGTAGCCTGATCGGGAGCGCTTTGGCCGGGCCGGCAGCAATCTGCTGCTTCGGCTTCTCGGGGTTTTTCGCTCCGGCGCACTTCTCACGCGACCGTCAGTACATCCGTGACTTGCCGCGCGCCCCGAGCTATCGCCCGGCGCGCGCCATTCGCAAAATCAGGCTGCCTTGCTCAGAGATCCAGCGGACGACTTGCCAGTGCGGCGGTCCTGCTCGATCTCGAAGTTGATCTTCTGGCCTTCGACCAGGGTCGACAGCCCAGCGCGCTCGACTGCGGAGATGTGGACGAAAACGTCCGCGCCGCCGCTGTCAGGCTGGATGAAGCCGAAACCCTTGGTGGAATTAAACCACTTGACCGTACCTGTTGCCATTTCGATAGTCCTTATACGTTTGCTTTAACTTGACCGAACCGAAGTCCAGCCGGTTTGTATCGAGATTTTGGAGATAGACGTCAGCAAACGCGAATATCGCGAGGCCCGGATCGATCGGCCGAAATATCAATGGACCTCATATAGTCTGCTTCTTCGCAAAAAACAAGACTGCGCGAAAAAAGGCACTTATGCGGCGCTGCCCAACGGCCGCCCCAATCGCGTGAAAGCCTTGCAAGGTCGCGCGTTGCGGAGGGTCGCAACGCTGATCGCACACGTTGCGGGGAAGGATCGTGCCGCCTTCGAGCATCCGGTCCTGTTTGGGGAGAGGACCATGAAAACTGTTCTGCTTGCCGCCTGCCTGACGCTGGTGGCGGCCGAGGCGCAGGCGATCTCGCGCTATGACCCGAGCCGCATGGCCTGCGGCACGGTGCGGGCGACGATCGCGCGAGAGGGCGCGGTCATCCTGCGTTACCAGTCGACGCGCACGCCGGGGCTGCCGCTCTACGACCGCTATGTGCGGAGCCAGCGCTTCTGCAACATGGGCGAGGTCAGGGCACGGGCGTCGGTGCCGAGCGCCGATACGAAGTCCTGCGTCGTCTACAAACGCAAGCGGGTGGACACAGACCGGCGTTTCCGCCGACGCATCTTTCCGGACTAGCTACGTCCGACCTCAGAATCCGAATGATACCTGCGCCGGCGGCGGCGGGCCGACACGCACGCCTTCCATCGCCAGCATCTTTTCCTTGGTGGTCGAGCCGCCCGGCGCGGAAAAACCGCCGATCTTGCCGCCGGCGGCAAGAATGCGGTGGCAAGGGATGACCAGCGGCACCGGGTTGGCGCCGAGCGCCGCACCCGTCTCACGCGCCAGCCCGGCATGGCCCGCGCGCTTGGCCAGTTCGCCATAGGTGGTGGTCTCGCCGAAGGCCAGCTTGCGCGCCGCGTCGTAGATGGCGAGGCGGAAATCGTCGACGCCGGTGAGATCGACCGGCACACCGGAGAAATCGATGTCTTCGCCGGCTGCATAGGCCTGTATCGACCCAATCAGCTCGGTAACCCATTGCGGTTGGGCGTTCGAACCGGCGCTGCCGGCATGGCGCAGCAGCCGGCGTTCCACCGCGTCGCGGTTGCGCTGGGGCAGGCTAAGCCTCGTCAGTCCGGCCTCGCTCCAGGCGATGCCCATGAAGCCGATCACGGTTTCGAAGACCGCGTGGCCGGCGACGGCTGGAGAGGTGCTTTCCATGAAGTGCTCCTTTCCGCAAAAACGGATGGCAATCCAGTACATATCGAGAACGAGATATCGCATTTTCAGGCGTCCGTTGCCACCCGAAAACCATTCGAGGTCCCGACTGGCTGCGGATTGCCGGGGGAAAGGTGCTGGTGTAAGGACTTTCTTAACAGACGAACCGGACCCGAGCGCGGCTTGCCAGCAAAAATCATCTTTCCCGCGATCGGCGTGATGCTCGCTGCGGCCGGTCTCAGCGGCTGCACTTCGACCTCGCAGACGAAGGCCGTGCCTTCCCTGACTGAAACCACCGCCGCAGGCGCTGATGCCGGCTTTACGCTGGCGCTGCCCGACACGGTTTCGGTGCTGCCGGAATCGTCCGGCATCGCGCCTGTCCAGACGGCGGCGCTGGCTGTCGACCCCACCGCGATGCCTGCCCAGCCGGCCGCCTTTGCCGGCCCGACTCCGCTGGCCGCACCTGCGCCTGCAGCCATGACGGCCGATGCCGCGCCAGCCAGGGCAGCACCTGTCTATGCGACGGCCGCTGTGGCCATGCCGGTCACCGGCGAGACAGGCAAGACGATGCCCGGCGTTCAGCAGGCCGCCTATGTCGTGCCTGAGAATCCGTCCGCCCTGCTTTCGACCAGCCCTGCCAAGGAGTATTCGGCGGGCCCGCGCGGCGAAATCGAGCGGCTGATCGAGAAATATGCCGTCCTCTATGAGGTGCCGGTCGATCTGGTGCGCCGTGTCGTCAAGCGCGAGAGCACCTTCAATCCCAAGGCTTACAATCGCGGCCATTGGGGGCTGATGCAGATCAAGCATGCGACGGCGCGCGGCATGGGCTATGACGGGCCGGCGAGCGGGTTGTTCGACGCCGAGACCAATCTGAAATATGCGGTGAAATATCTGCGCGGCGCTTGGCTGGTGGCCGGCGGCAATGCCAAGCGCGCCGACCGGCTCTACCAGAGCGGCTATTATTACGACGCTAAGCGCAAGGGCATGCTGGGAGAAACCGGCCTTGGCCGCGACCGCGGTCGGCGTCGCCTGCAGCCCGATGCCTGAACACCATGCCTGAGCCGCGACCGCCGGCGCCGAACGACGTAAGGCTGCGCAAGATCCTCGACGACACGCTTGCTCCGCCGCGCTGGCCGGAAGGTTTTGTCATGCGCGGCTTCGAGGCTGCCGACGCGCTCGCTTTGCATGCGCTGCTGACCACCGTGTTCGACGATGGCGCCGATGGGCCGTTCGAGGAATGGTGGCCGCGCATTTCAAGCGACGCGGAATTCGACCCTGCCTTATGTTTCCTGGTTATCGACAGCAAGGGTCGGCTGGCGGGCGCGGCACTGTGCTGGACGAGGGCGTTCGTCAAAGACCTTGCCGTCCACCCCGAGGCGCGCGGCCGAGGCATCGCCGAAGCGCTGATGTGGCACGTCTTCGCCGCCTTTCGCGCACGGGGCGCCGAGCATGTCGATCTCAAAACCAGCACGGTGGAGAACGCCGCCGCCGTCAGGCTCTACGAGCGGCTGGGGATGTTCGAAGTCGACTGGGCGGGGTGAGGGGCGGTCGGCGAAGCCGAACAGCGAGCGAGCGGCCGAGGGGCATTGTGTGGAAGGAAGTGTCCACCAAGGCGGCAGGCTGCATCTTGCCGGCAACCGCTCGGGCGTTAAGCTGCGATCCTGTGGCTTTCGTGCCGCGGGCGGGGTCTCGACCGAAACCGGAGAAAGACGATGCGGCTTTTGCTTTCCAAAACGGGTCTGGCCAAAACGGGTCTGGTGATCCTCGCCATTCCGCTTCTTGCGGGCGTTGCGCACGCCGACGATTGCGCCAACGCGCAGGACCAGGCGACCATGAACGAATGCGCCGACAAGTCGTTCACCGAAGCCGACAAGAAGCTCAACCACGCCTACAGGCAGATCGAGGGGCAGCTGAAGGACGATGCTGCGACGAAGAAGCTGCTGGTCGGTGCGCAGCGCGCCTGGGTCGCCTTCCGCGATGCCGAATGCGCTTTCCAGGGCGGCCCGACCGATATGGCAGGCAGCATGTATCCGATGGTTATCGCCGACTGCAAGGAGAGCCTCACCAACATCAGGCTGAAGGATTTTCAGGGCTATCTCAACTGCCAGGAGGGCGACACGAGCTGCCCGGTGCCGACAGCGCCATAGCTGAAGCGGCAGCCCAGGTTTTCATCGCATCGCGGCCGGCGCAAAATGTCGGAACCGCCTCCGTTCCTGCGTCCTTGAGAGGCAAGGTGCGTTGCCGCGTAGGGCGCGCGCCGCCACAAGCACGGCTGATGGAGATGACGATGATCACCTTTCCCAACGAATCCCAGGAATACCGCGCCGCCCGCGAAACGCTGTTGCAAAAGGAAATCGAGCTGCGCCGCGCCATGGAGGATGTGGCTGTCGCCCGCCGTGCACTGCCGCCTGGCGGGCTGGTGCCGCAGGATTATGTGTTCGACGGACTTGACGCCGACGGCAAGCCGGCTCGGATAAAGCTGTCGGAGCTGTTTTCGCCTGGCAAGGACAAGCTGATCGTCTACAGCATGATGTTTCCGCGCCATCCGCAGGAGACGCGCGACGTGGCGACAAGCGGCGGCACGGCGAAGCTCGCGCGGGCCGACCAGCCATGCCCGTCCTGCACGGCGCTGCTCGACCAGTTCGACGGTGCCATTGCCCATCTCGAGGCCGCCGGCTTCAATTTCGCCGTGGTTGGCAAGACTGCGCTTGAAAACCTGATCACGCTTGGCCGCGATCGCGGCTGGACGAACATGCGGCTGCTCTCGTCGGCCGGCAACAGCTTCAAGCGCGACTATCACGCCGAGGCCGACGACGGCGCACAACTTCCGATGCTGTCGGTGTTTCATCGCGACGCCGACGGCATCCGCCATTTCTGGAGCTCCGAGCTTGGCTTCGCGCCGTCCGAACCCGGCCAGGACCCGCGCGCCATCGGCACCTGCGAGCCCTTGTGGAACCTGATGGATTTCACGCCCGACGGCCGGCCGGACTGGAACGAACAGCTGCAGTATGCCGGCGTGTGCTGCCACTGACCTTGGCAGCCAAGCACATTTCCTTCTGGACCGGCGGCTCAGTGCCGAGCGGGGATGTTGGCAGGATCGCTGACACTCATTCCTGTCCCCATCGCGCAACTTCGCCGCTTGTGTCGCGTTGAACTCTCCGAGGATCACAAACCCGGAGATTTCCTGTGAAAACGCATCTCACGCTTGCCATGGTCGCCTTGCTTGCCGGCGCGCCGGCGGCCTTCGCCCAATCCGCCACGCCGGCCGATATACCTGCTGTCGGCCAAACCAAGATTGACACCGAGACCTTCACCAAAACGGTCCCCAGCGCCAACCGGTTCGAGATTGAAAGCAGCAAGCTGGCCGAACAAAAGAATGTCGCCGCCGATGTGAAGGATTTCGCCTCGCTGATGATTAGGGATCACACCAAGGCTGGCGAGGATTTCAAGGCAGCTCTCGAACAGAGCCAGACCACGGCCTCGGTGACAGCGAGCGGCCCCGCCCTGTTGTCGAAGGATCAGGCGATGCTGGACGAGCTCAAGAAGCTCGACGGCGATGCTTTCCAGGCGAAATACATCGTCCTGCAGACGGAGGCGCACAAGCAGGCGTTGGCGCTGTTTTCCACCTATGCACAGTCGGGCGAAGACCCGGCGCTGAAGGAATTCGCCAAGAAGACGCTACCGACGTTGCGCACGCACGAAAGGCGCATAAAGGATTTGGTGGCCGCCCACAGGTAATGCATGTCGCCCAAAAGCATGCCCTCGCGCCTGACCCGAGGGTGCGCAGCGGTTTTGGGATAACGACATGCATAAAAACAAGAGCTTAAAGCGCGTCGCGACGCGCTTTAAGCTGGAGCTGCTGTCAGGTGTTTTTGATCTGCTCGACCGCGGTCATCAGCAGTTCGTCCATGACGCCGCGAATCTGAAGATCTGACTGGGCGACGCCCGCCGCGTCGAAATCGGCGCGTATTTTGCGCAACACGTCGTCGTCCCCGGCCTCTTCGAAGTCCGCGCGCACCACCTCTTTCGCATAGGCGTCGGCGTCCTCACCGGTTTTGCCGAGCTTTTCGGCGGCCCATAGGCCGAGCAGCTTGTTACGGCGCGCCATGGCTCTGAACTTCGTGTCCTCGTCCATCGCAAACTTCTTTTCGAAGCCTTCCTGACGGTCTCTCATACTGCTCATGGTGTGCCTCGTTCAGGTGTGAGTCTCCGACCTTCATCCGATGGAGAAGAAGAGCGGCGGGTAGCGGCCGAACATGGCGTGCATAGATGTCATAAGCAAGACCGGACCGTTCATTCCGGTGATTGATCGGGCGGCGCCTGGACGAACGGCACATCGGCCGTCGCGGAAGGCCTTCGCACCGATGTGATTTGACGTTGCCGCGCCGTGACCTACTCTCGAATACTGACGGGATGAGCCGAGGAGACGAGCGATGCAGTCACCTTTCAACGGGGTTCGGAGCGTCGCGCTGACAGCGGCAGTGATGCTTGCCGCCGCCACCGCAGCCTATGCCCATCACGGCTGGTCGTGGACCGAGGAAGGTTTTTTCGAACTCCGGGGCAAGATCACGGCCATCTATATCGGCAATCCGCACGCCACGCTGGATGTCGACGCAGAGGGCGAGGTCTGGCGGGTGGATTTGGCGCCGCCGTCCCGGACGATCGCCGCCGGCTTCACCGAGGAGGTCGCCAAAGTCGGCGACGAGGTGACCGCGATCGGCCACCGCTCGCGCGACGAGACCGAGAAGTGGATGAAAGCATCCCGCATCATCGTCAATGGCAAGACTTATGATGTTTATCCCGACCGCGTCCCGCCGGCCTGAATGGACGAGCTCCTCGCCGGCATCGAGCAACTCGCCTTGGTGCGGGCACTGAAGGCCTCATTCGTCGCCTATCCCATAGTCAACGCGCTGCACATCATGTCGATCGGCGCGCTGCTGACCAGCGTCTGGCTGATGGACCTCAGG
This window harbors:
- a CDS encoding glutathione S-transferase family protein, translating into MTILYGMIDSGNCYKPRLLMAKLGMAFTNVEVSSHTGDTRKPDYIAKNPNAMVPLLELDDGRRLAESNAILLYLAEGTRFLPADRYERALAYQWLFFEQYSHEPYIAVRKALLTFPERAKDATPERLAVTLERGNKALGVMNKHLAGSAFFAGDALSVADIALYAYTHTAEMGGFQLDAYPAVAAWLKRVEVDPGHVPMEWLG
- a CDS encoding cold-shock protein, with the translated sequence MATGTVKWFNSTKGFGFIQPDSGGADVFVHISAVERAGLSTLVEGQKINFEIEQDRRTGKSSAGSLSKAA
- a CDS encoding methylated-DNA--[protein]-cysteine S-methyltransferase codes for the protein MESTSPAVAGHAVFETVIGFMGIAWSEAGLTRLSLPQRNRDAVERRLLRHAGSAGSNAQPQWVTELIGSIQAYAAGEDIDFSGVPVDLTGVDDFRLAIYDAARKLAFGETTTYGELAKRAGHAGLARETGAALGANPVPLVIPCHRILAAGGKIGGFSAPGGSTTKEKMLAMEGVRVGPPPPAQVSFGF
- a CDS encoding lytic transglycosylase domain-containing protein is translated as MPAKIIFPAIGVMLAAAGLSGCTSTSQTKAVPSLTETTAAGADAGFTLALPDTVSVLPESSGIAPVQTAALAVDPTAMPAQPAAFAGPTPLAAPAPAAMTADAAPARAAPVYATAAVAMPVTGETGKTMPGVQQAAYVVPENPSALLSTSPAKEYSAGPRGEIERLIEKYAVLYEVPVDLVRRVVKRESTFNPKAYNRGHWGLMQIKHATARGMGYDGPASGLFDAETNLKYAVKYLRGAWLVAGGNAKRADRLYQSGYYYDAKRKGMLGETGLGRDRGRRRLQPDA
- a CDS encoding GNAT family N-acetyltransferase produces the protein MPEPRPPAPNDVRLRKILDDTLAPPRWPEGFVMRGFEAADALALHALLTTVFDDGADGPFEEWWPRISSDAEFDPALCFLVIDSKGRLAGAALCWTRAFVKDLAVHPEARGRGIAEALMWHVFAAFRARGAEHVDLKTSTVENAAAVRLYERLGMFEVDWAG
- a CDS encoding lysozyme inhibitor LprI family protein, which gives rise to MRLLLSKTGLAKTGLVILAIPLLAGVAHADDCANAQDQATMNECADKSFTEADKKLNHAYRQIEGQLKDDAATKKLLVGAQRAWVAFRDAECAFQGGPTDMAGSMYPMVIADCKESLTNIRLKDFQGYLNCQEGDTSCPVPTAP
- a CDS encoding DUF899 family protein, producing MITFPNESQEYRAARETLLQKEIELRRAMEDVAVARRALPPGGLVPQDYVFDGLDADGKPARIKLSELFSPGKDKLIVYSMMFPRHPQETRDVATSGGTAKLARADQPCPSCTALLDQFDGAIAHLEAAGFNFAVVGKTALENLITLGRDRGWTNMRLLSSAGNSFKRDYHAEADDGAQLPMLSVFHRDADGIRHFWSSELGFAPSEPGQDPRAIGTCEPLWNLMDFTPDGRPDWNEQLQYAGVCCH
- a CDS encoding DUF4142 domain-containing protein → MKTHLTLAMVALLAGAPAAFAQSATPADIPAVGQTKIDTETFTKTVPSANRFEIESSKLAEQKNVAADVKDFASLMIRDHTKAGEDFKAALEQSQTTASVTASGPALLSKDQAMLDELKKLDGDAFQAKYIVLQTEAHKQALALFSTYAQSGEDPALKEFAKKTLPTLRTHERRIKDLVAAHR
- a CDS encoding DUF1476 domain-containing protein — protein: MSSMRDRQEGFEKKFAMDEDTKFRAMARRNKLLGLWAAEKLGKTGEDADAYAKEVVRADFEEAGDDDVLRKIRADFDAAGVAQSDLQIRGVMDELLMTAVEQIKNT
- a CDS encoding DUF6152 family protein yields the protein MQSPFNGVRSVALTAAVMLAAATAAYAHHGWSWTEEGFFELRGKITAIYIGNPHATLDVDAEGEVWRVDLAPPSRTIAAGFTEEVAKVGDEVTAIGHRSRDETEKWMKASRIIVNGKTYDVYPDRVPPA